In one Trueperaceae bacterium genomic region, the following are encoded:
- the efp gene encoding elongation factor P, with translation MISVTDLRNGTKVEMDGGLWECVDYQHQKIGRGGAKMVAKFRNLETGSIVERSFNATEKLQDIFIEYREMSFLYADGDHFTFMDLETFDQPVLTRDQIGDGARFLKENTQVTVDYYGGKPLKVTLPNVVALEIVQTDPGVRGDTVSGGTKPAKLESGATVNVPLFIDQGEVIRVDTRSGDYLGRA, from the coding sequence ATGATCAGCGTGACCGACTTGAGGAACGGCACCAAGGTCGAGATGGACGGCGGCCTCTGGGAGTGCGTCGACTACCAGCATCAGAAGATCGGGCGTGGTGGCGCCAAGATGGTCGCCAAGTTCCGGAACCTCGAGACCGGCTCCATCGTCGAGCGGTCGTTCAACGCCACCGAGAAGCTGCAGGACATCTTCATCGAGTACCGGGAGATGAGCTTCCTGTACGCCGACGGGGACCACTTCACCTTCATGGACCTGGAGACCTTCGACCAGCCGGTCCTGACGCGCGATCAGATAGGGGACGGCGCCCGCTTCCTGAAGGAGAACACCCAGGTGACCGTCGACTACTACGGCGGCAAGCCGCTCAAGGTCACGCTGCCGAACGTGGTGGCGCTCGAGATCGTGCAGACGGACCCCGGCGTCCGGGGTGACACGGTGTCGGGCGGCACGAAGCCCGCGAAGCTCGAATCCGGCGCGACAGTGAACGTCCCGCTGTTCATCGATCAGGGTGAGGTCATCCGCGTCGACACCCGCTCCGGCGACTACCTGGGGCGTGCGTGA
- a CDS encoding GNAT family N-acetyltransferase, producing the protein MSPVRTRAASVADASLVHELYAATPEYFDIISIPVPTVAEVSTDLATAGADPRRFVELVLLEPEAAGPGCDLDPHTGAAVVGYLDYKLDYPAEGDATVNLLLVRAGLQSRGVGSACVRDLEGRLRGRSARLLASIYGENPRARRFWEGLGYRFAIDARPLLEWFAKSLA; encoded by the coding sequence CTGTCTCCGGTCCGGACGCGGGCGGCGTCCGTGGCCGACGCGTCGCTCGTGCACGAACTCTACGCAGCGACCCCGGAGTACTTCGACATCATCTCGATCCCGGTGCCCACCGTCGCCGAGGTGAGCACCGACCTCGCCACCGCCGGCGCCGACCCGCGCCGCTTCGTCGAGCTGGTGCTCCTCGAGCCGGAGGCCGCCGGCCCGGGTTGCGACCTCGACCCCCACACCGGCGCGGCCGTGGTCGGCTACCTCGACTACAAGCTCGACTACCCGGCCGAGGGGGACGCCACGGTGAACCTCCTGCTGGTGCGGGCCGGCCTCCAGAGCCGCGGCGTGGGAAGCGCCTGCGTCCGGGACCTCGAAGGTCGGTTGCGCGGCCGCAGCGCGCGTCTCCTGGCCAGCATCTACGGCGAGAACCCACGAGCCAGGCGGTTCTGGGAGGGCCTCGGCTACCGCTTCGCGATAGACGCCCGCCCCCTGCTCGAGTGGTTCGCGAAGAGCCTGGCGTGA
- a CDS encoding quinate 5-dehydrogenase produces the protein MSVVSVSLGSATRDADQTVEIMGRRVHVRRVGTGGDLARAERLIGELDGTVDAIGLGGIDLYFAIGDRRYYVRDALRLARAAKSTPVVCGAGLKNTLERAAIRALRPELDWPSRKVLMVSAVDRFGMAEELAAQGADVFYGDVVFALGLPVPVRTLPGLVRLARTLLPVVTRVPFKWLYPTGSAQERPPSDKFARYYDWAEVLAGDWHFIKRYAPPSLAGKTILTNTTTLADVAFLRERGAAALVTTTPRFDGRSVGTNLLEAAFVAMDGATGELPAGRYQQLIDEAGLTPTRVDIG, from the coding sequence CTGAGCGTCGTCAGCGTCTCGTTGGGCTCCGCCACCCGCGACGCCGATCAGACGGTCGAGATCATGGGGCGGCGCGTTCACGTGCGGCGCGTCGGAACGGGTGGCGACCTGGCGAGGGCCGAGCGCCTCATCGGGGAACTGGACGGCACGGTGGACGCCATCGGCCTGGGCGGCATCGACCTCTACTTCGCCATCGGCGACAGGCGTTATTACGTGCGCGACGCGCTGCGACTGGCCCGGGCCGCCAAGTCCACGCCGGTGGTGTGCGGCGCGGGGCTCAAGAACACCCTGGAACGCGCCGCCATCCGTGCGCTGCGCCCCGAGCTCGACTGGCCGAGCCGCAAGGTCCTGATGGTCTCGGCCGTCGACCGCTTCGGCATGGCCGAGGAGCTGGCCGCGCAGGGCGCCGACGTGTTCTACGGCGACGTCGTCTTCGCGCTCGGGCTGCCCGTCCCCGTCCGCACCCTGCCAGGGTTGGTGCGGCTTGCCAGGACGCTACTGCCGGTTGTGACGCGGGTGCCGTTCAAGTGGCTCTACCCCACGGGCAGCGCCCAGGAGCGGCCGCCCAGCGACAAGTTCGCGCGCTACTACGACTGGGCCGAGGTGCTGGCCGGCGACTGGCACTTCATCAAGCGGTACGCGCCGCCCTCGCTGGCAGGCAAGACCATCCTCACGAACACGACCACGCTGGCCGACGTCGCCTTCCTGCGCGAGCGCGGCGCGGCGGCCCTCGTCACGACCACTCCGCGCTTCGACGGGCGGAGCGTCGGCACGAACCTCCTCGAGGCCGCGTTCGTGGCCATGGACGGCGCCACCGGCGAGCTCCCCGCGGGGCGGTACCAGCAGCTCATCGACGAGGCCGGCCTGACGCCCACGCGAGTGGACATCGGCTAG